In Humulus lupulus chromosome 7, drHumLupu1.1, whole genome shotgun sequence, the following are encoded in one genomic region:
- the LOC133788787 gene encoding ABSCISIC ACID-INSENSITIVE 5-like protein 2, with amino-acid sequence MGIQTMASQGSGQQSHFQPSSLTRQNSWYSLTLDEVNNQLGDMGKPLGSMNLHELLQTIYTTETKEYSTVDAENTSLSSSLQRQASLTLARGLSGKTVDDVWKEIQQGQKRRYNEHVKDQGRQATLGETTLEDFLVQAGLFAEASSSPAVGLHPIDAVTPQSYPHKFGLSSPSPSLGTLSDPTIPGRKRDASDAYERSMERRLKRKIKNRESAARSRARKQAYHNELVSKVSRLEEENSMLKKEMEVESMLEHDSSPEPKYQLRRTSSATF; translated from the exons ATGGGGATTCAGACAATGGCATCTCAAGGTAGTGGCCAGCAGTCTCATTTTCAGCCATCCTCGTTGACAAGGCAGAATTCATGGTACAGCCTGACTCTAGATGAAGTTAATAACCAGCTGGGAGACATGGGCAAACCACTTGGAAGTATGAATCTCCACGAGCTTCTTCAAACCATATATACTACTGAAACTAAGGAATACAGTACGGTTGATGCGGAGAACACTTCTTTATCGTCATCTCTTCAACGACAGGCTAGTCTAACATTGGCTAGAGGTTTGAGTGGCAAGACGGTCGATGATGTGTGGAAAGAGATCCAACAAGGGCAGAAGCGGAGGTACAATGAACATGTGAAAGACCAAGGTAGACAGGCTACACTTGGTGAAACAACTCTAGAAGACTTCCTGGTACAAGCAGGGCTTTTTGCCGAAGCTTCTTCTAGTCCTGCTGTAGGATTGCATCCCATTGATGCAGTGACCCCACAGAGTTATCCACATAAATTTGGTTTGTCATCGCCATCTCCTTCACTTGGTACCTTGTCAGACCCAACAATTCCAGGGAGAAAAAGGGATGCATCAGATGCATATGAGAGGAGCATGGAAAGGAGGCTtaagagaaaaataaaaaacaggGAGTCAGCTGCCCGATCACGAGCTAGAAAGCAG GCTTACCACAATGAATTGGTGAGCAAGGTTTCACGTTTAGAAGAGGAGAACTCAATGCTGAAGAAAGAGATG GAAGTTGAGAGTATGCTCGAACATGATTCCTCTCCTGAACCAAAATACCAGCTTCGAAGAACAAGTTCAGCTACGTTCTGA